AGACGAGCGCGGTGTCCGGCGTGGGCATGTTCGGGCTGGGGAGCACCCACCGTAAACCTGTGTCCGCAAAGAAGCCGTCGCGCCGCCAGCCACGTACCTGGATGACTTCGAGGTGCTTCAGCTGAGCACCGTCGCCCGGCAGGAACTCGGCAGCGAAGAAGCGCGCGAGTTCGCCGACCGTCATACCGTGCTGCTGCGCAATGGGCTTCAGTCCGACGCCCGAGGCGAACTTCGGGTCGAGCACCGGCCCGGCGAGACGGCTACCGATCGGATTCGGCCGGTCGAGCACAACGAAGGCGGCGCCGACGTTCGCTGCGGCCAGCATCGCTGTGTACAGCGACCATATGTAGGTGTAGAAGCGCGCGCCGACGTCGGCGATATCGAAGACCACGGTGTCGAGCCCGGCCTTCGTGAACAACGAAGCAAGCTTCGCTGCGTCGGCGCCGTACGCGTCGTAGACGGGAATGCCGGTACGTGGGTCGTTGTAGTCGCCTTCGGAGCCACCGGCTTGTGCGCTGCCACGAAACCCGTGCTCGGGGCCGAAAGCCGCGACAGGACGTACACCTGCCGCAACCATCGAGTCGACGATGTGATCACCGTTCGCGAGCACACCCGTCGGGTTCGACAACACGCCGAGCTTGCGTCCGGCGAGGGGACGCCAGCCCTGTGCAGCGAGCTGTTCCGCGCCGGTCAGTACGGGCTGGGCAGTCGCGGCCTGCGCCACGGCGGAGCCACCCGCGAGCGTTGGCAGCGCGAGCGCGGGAACGGCCAGGAAGCTGCGGCGGTTGAGGTTCACCAGGTCAGCCCGTGTCCGAACGGGTATCTGACGGTGTGTACGTCGGCCCCGGCAGGCACGTCCACGGGCAGCTTCCCGCTCGGTTTTGTCTTGCCCAGCACGGCCTTCGCCAGCGCCTCCAGCGACGGCGTGAAGTACCCGTAGGTGGCGAGCCACGTGGGCACCGGGTTGTCGTACCCCGCGTCGTACGGGATCTGCGCGGCCACCGCGATCACTGGTTTGCCGGTGTCCATCAACGCTTGCAGGAGCTTGTTCTGCCGGGGGAACCCACCGAGGTTGTTGGTGAGCACTACGACGAGATCGGTGTTCTTCGCCGCTCCGGCCGCCTGCGCGATCATTTCGTCGGACGGAGTTTGACCGGTCTGCAGGGCAGTCGCCTTCGTCCCGTGCGCGGAAAGGCGTTCGGCGAGCGTCTGCGTGCTGGCCACGCCCCAGCCGGCGACCAGCGCCGTGGCGGGTTTCTCCTTGAGCGGCAGTACTCGCGCGTCGTTCGCGACGGCAGTGATCGACCGGTCGGCGATGCGCCGCGCGATCGCCAGGTGCTCCGGCGTGCCGACCGACCTGCCGACCTGTGCCGGGTCGGTGAACGGCGCGGTCAGGATGCCGCGCTTGAGCTTCAGTTTCAGCACCCGGAGCACGCTCTGGTCGATCCGCTGCATCGGCAGGTTCCCGGACTTCACCGCGCTGAGCACGGAGTCGATCGCGAGCCGCAGATTCGCCGGCATGAGCAACTGATCCACCCCGGCTTTCAGTGCGAGC
This Amycolatopsis sulphurea DNA region includes the following protein-coding sequences:
- a CDS encoding exo-beta-N-acetylmuramidase NamZ family protein is translated as MNLNRRSFLAVPALALPTLAGGSAVAQAATAQPVLTGAEQLAAQGWRPLAGRKLGVLSNPTGVLANGDHIVDSMVAAGVRPVAAFGPEHGFRGSAQAGGSEGDYNDPRTGIPVYDAYGADAAKLASLFTKAGLDTVVFDIADVGARFYTYIWSLYTAMLAAANVGAAFVVLDRPNPIGSRLAGPVLDPKFASGVGLKPIAQQHGMTVGELARFFAAEFLPGDGAQLKHLEVIQVRGWRRDGFFADTGLRWVLPSPNMPTPDTALVYPGTGMFEGTVFSEGRGTTRPFEIVGAHGLDWRWRDELEKLHLPGAAFREVYFVPTFSKFVNETCGGVQLTVTEPQVFDAVRTAVAMLVTAKRIAPDKFGWRPDQVIDKLSGSARLRTMVDAGAGIDEITGAWRAELGDFGRRRRPYLIYR